In Nostoc sphaeroides, the genomic window TTTAGTCGAGCGAATGTGATAAACATTTTTGATGCTTTTAGCCTGCTCGATATACTCACGATATTTTGGGGTTAAGTATTTATAACACAACCAAAGCACGCGGTAGCTAGTAAGTGAACTCTTTAATATTGGACTATTGGAGGGCCAGCCTTCTGGCGGTTTAAAGTAACCTGTGATTAGTCGTTTAGTTACCCACCATCCATGCACATATAGCGGTAAATCGACAAAAACCAGAGTATCTGCCTCGTCAAGTCGTAGCCAGAGAGTTTCCATGCAACCAAACCCATCAATAATCCATCGATCAGTAACTAAAATTTGCTGATGGGTGTGCTTATAGTCTTCATGTGGAACCTCTGTGCCTCCCGATTGATATTTAATCTTGTCCAAGATGTAAAGTGGCAAACCAGTGATTTGAGATAATTTCTTGCTTAGAGTTGATTTCCCGCCTCCAGCATTGCCAAACACCGCTACTTTTTTCATCGCCACTCTCCTTTTAGTGCAATCAAGTCAAATTTGGCACAAGCTTGTCACGAAAGAATAAAAGTTTTAGCTATATTACCTTTATACTACAAAATGTGTTGTTAGAAGATTTTTACTACCGAGACTTAAACATTTTTGAGGCATAAAAAAGACTCAAACCTTGAAAGTGGTTCATTTTATTTATATATAGCGGTTATCAGTTGAGTGCAATATTGACCTAAGGAACTTCCAAGTAAAAAAGTATTCCATTGCTATTGTTCACTGTTGACCGTTGACGGTTCACGAGTTTTCAGTCAACACTCAACAGTCAACAGTCAACGGACTTGAATGTGGAATAATTTATTTTTTGGAGTTCCCTAACAAGAACAGCCCCTTCCCTATAAGGGAAGGGGAGTAAGATTCAAAGCCTCTCTCCTTAAAGGAAGTGAGGAATGGAAGTGAGGTCAAACTGTATTGCTTCCATTCGAGAACCGCTATATGTGCAACTAAAAAAACCATCACAATCATGTTTATTGCTACTTTCGTCAAAAGGGTAGCAAAGAGAGTTAACCTAATTGGCGTAGCTATTTCATTGAAAAACTGGTGTGTGCAAATACAAAAAGCATCACAATCATTCCCGTATAACTGCTGGGGTATAGTCATGATCGAGGTATAGTTTCACCAAAAATAGGGCAAAATGTATATCAACTTTTTCATCAGTTCCATTGCTGGAATTGTAATTGTGGTACTAACAGCTTTTGGTTTACTGCAATGGTTGCACATCCCTGCTGGTAACTTTCTTGATTGGGTGATTGGTGGTGCAAGTTTTTGGTGGCTATTGGTAATTGTTACCGTACCCTGGAATGTGCATTTTCAAGCCAAAGAAGTCTTAGCAGAAGCAGCACAATCCAAAGAGAAAGGAATTCCAGTTGATGAGAAACAAGTAAAGTATGTCACAGTGTTGGCAAAGCGATCGCTCTGGGTTGCCATTGCTTTACACTTATTCTCAGCCGTTGGTCTTTATACTCTTGCTGCCACTGGCATTAGTACGGTTGGATATATAAGTTCTGGCGCAGCTTTGTTATTAACAATTCTGCGTCCAGCAATTCGGGCGTATGAGTATTTATATGCGCGGTTAGCGATGATTCGCCAAGAATGGAAGTATCCCCGCGAAGATATTGTTGAACTGCGCGATCGCTTCTCTATATTGGAACAAAAAATCCAGTCATTCGAGGAGCAACTTAATCCAGAACAATCTTATTCATTACCCGCAACTCAACAACGCTTCGCCGAAGAAACTCGCAGAGATTTAGCCCGGATTGCGGCTAACTTGGAAGAATTACGGGCGACAAATCAAACTGAACATGAACGTTTAGCAAGAGAAGCACGAACTGCGATCGCCCAACTTTCCACTGACGGGCAATTTCTCGATCATGTCCGCGAAATTATTCGATTTTTTAAGACCGCTTAATTTTTATTTATGTTCGCCGATTAACTAGAGTAGCACTAGCTTGGTCAACAGGCATTAGCACAACTTCATTAATATTGACATGGGGCGATCGCGTCACACAGAAAAATATCACATCAGCCACATCATCTGCTGTCAGGGGCTTAACTCCTTGGTATACTTTGTTGGCGCGTTCAGCATCTCCGTGAAACCGGACAT contains:
- a CDS encoding adenylate kinase, yielding MKKVAVFGNAGGGKSTLSKKLSQITGLPLYILDKIKYQSGGTEVPHEDYKHTHQQILVTDRWIIDGFGCMETLWLRLDEADTLVFVDLPLYVHGWWVTKRLITGYFKPPEGWPSNSPILKSSLTSYRVLWLCYKYLTPKYREYIEQAKSIKNVYHIRSTKQISQFFELVDAGD